The following proteins are co-located in the Lentibacillus sp. JNUCC-1 genome:
- a CDS encoding ABC transporter permease — MIWSTIKKHGLLFWRNHSHMQLLIGLPLILIAILGFSLQGFMSGDVTTSFQVKVALVEHENEETQINQFIQELNDQGLPPEHIQELKNKAVSFAPIGMFKEIVSDQLDGAVTIDRVDPSEKSAVLENDEYAALIEVPKGFTVQTLKQAFLNEAQEEQAQLHIIKNEDNQQKAQMVVDLFKTYKEQLARSIYIQKLDLNQDMLTAGMGSAIGAAQSIGHAEPISAKTYYAIGMVTMNMLFVATSIAMWAYHERENHIFNRMIISDTTRRQYVLGIFAAGSLYALLQALVIFGISVLLFKVYWPDIGLFMFVTGTLALSVGGLAALLSAVSYQLDSLAVTSLFSSFVIYMFAFLGGSFFPVSDVAEIIGKMGNLTPNGAGMTAYLTIMRGGDLMDILPYASALGIAALVLLIAALAVFPKRGAHI; from the coding sequence ATGATATGGTCAACCATAAAAAAGCATGGACTTCTATTCTGGCGCAACCACTCCCATATGCAACTCTTGATTGGCTTACCGTTAATTTTGATTGCTATTTTAGGGTTTTCATTGCAAGGATTTATGAGTGGGGATGTGACGACGTCATTTCAAGTGAAAGTAGCGTTGGTGGAACACGAGAATGAAGAAACACAGATCAATCAATTTATTCAAGAGCTTAATGATCAAGGACTACCACCTGAACACATACAAGAGCTGAAAAATAAAGCTGTATCTTTTGCGCCGATCGGGATGTTTAAAGAGATTGTTTCCGATCAGCTTGACGGCGCTGTAACGATTGATAGGGTTGATCCAAGTGAGAAAAGTGCTGTTCTCGAAAATGATGAATATGCTGCTTTGATCGAGGTGCCGAAAGGTTTTACTGTACAGACTTTGAAACAGGCTTTTTTAAATGAAGCACAGGAGGAACAGGCACAGCTCCATATTATCAAGAATGAAGATAACCAACAGAAGGCTCAAATGGTTGTTGATTTATTCAAGACCTACAAAGAACAGCTGGCACGATCGATATATATTCAAAAACTTGACTTGAATCAGGATATGCTCACAGCCGGAATGGGGTCTGCAATTGGGGCGGCACAAAGTATTGGTCATGCTGAACCTATATCTGCAAAGACATATTATGCCATAGGAATGGTGACGATGAACATGCTTTTTGTGGCCACTTCAATTGCTATGTGGGCCTATCATGAGCGCGAAAATCACATATTTAACCGCATGATCATCAGCGATACAACAAGGCGGCAATATGTACTTGGAATTTTTGCTGCCGGCAGCCTGTATGCATTACTGCAAGCTTTAGTGATATTTGGTATTTCGGTGTTGCTGTTTAAAGTCTATTGGCCTGATATAGGATTGTTTATGTTTGTAACAGGGACACTTGCGCTATCGGTGGGTGGTTTGGCGGCGCTGTTATCAGCCGTCAGTTACCAGCTCGATTCGCTCGCTGTCACCAGTTTATTCAGTTCTTTTGTCATTTATATGTTTGCATTTTTGGGCGGGAGTTTCTTCCCTGTCAGTGATGTGGCGGAAATTATAGGCAAAATGGGCAATTTGACACCAAACGGAGCAGGCATGACAGCTTATTTAACCATCATGCGCGGTGGAGATTTAATGGATATTCTGCCTTATGCAAGTGCCCTGGGTATTGCTGCGCTTGTTCTCTTAATTGCGGCGTTAGCGGTCTTTCCGAAAAGAGGTGCTCACATATGA
- a CDS encoding alpha/beta hydrolase, with product MRRKKWLKIIIGLVLFVLVIDIGASLFFYNLAIKREETKDFLQGNKDLEVSAEAMAEFTQGDWRDWVREQPFESMTLTSYDGLKLEGYFLPADEPTDKLVILTHGYLGNGKQMGLYGKYYYEELGYNIFMADARGHGQSEGDYYGFGWHDRLDLIDWTKILTEKLGTDTEVVWHGLSMGAASVLMASGEKVPEEVHAIVADSPYASVYDLFAYQMKRMFHLPAFPILDSTSVVSKVRAGYSLTEASAMDQVKKADVPILYIAGEGDTFVPTEMALELYENTNSPAEILTVEGANHGESYIVDREAYLNKLNAFLDQYVE from the coding sequence ATGAGACGTAAAAAGTGGCTGAAAATCATAATTGGGTTGGTACTTTTTGTGTTGGTCATTGATATTGGTGCCAGCCTGTTTTTCTATAATTTAGCAATTAAACGAGAGGAAACCAAGGATTTTCTGCAAGGAAACAAAGATCTTGAGGTTTCAGCGGAAGCGATGGCTGAATTCACTCAGGGTGATTGGCGTGACTGGGTGCGTGAACAGCCGTTTGAATCGATGACCTTGACCTCATATGACGGGCTCAAGCTGGAAGGCTATTTCCTGCCGGCAGACGAACCGACTGATAAACTGGTTATTTTGACGCATGGCTATCTTGGAAATGGTAAGCAAATGGGACTTTATGGAAAATACTATTATGAAGAGCTGGGCTACAACATCTTTATGGCAGATGCCAGGGGACACGGACAAAGTGAAGGGGATTATTACGGCTTCGGATGGCATGATAGGCTTGATCTGATCGACTGGACTAAAATCCTCACTGAAAAGCTGGGAACTGACACTGAAGTCGTCTGGCATGGTTTGTCAATGGGAGCAGCATCCGTCCTGATGGCAAGTGGGGAAAAGGTGCCTGAAGAGGTGCATGCGATTGTGGCCGACAGCCCGTATGCAAGTGTGTATGACTTGTTTGCTTATCAGATGAAGCGCATGTTTCACTTACCGGCATTTCCGATTCTGGACAGCACAAGCGTTGTTTCAAAAGTGCGAGCAGGGTATTCACTTACTGAAGCCTCAGCTATGGACCAGGTGAAAAAAGCCGATGTTCCAATCCTTTATATTGCAGGTGAAGGAGACACATTTGTCCCGACAGAAATGGCGCTTGAACTCTATGAAAATACCAACAGTCCGGCTGAGATTCTTACGGTGGAAGGCGCCAATCACGGAGAATCCTATATTGTAGACCGAGAAGCGTATTTGAATAAATTGAACGCCTTTTTAGATCAATATGTAGAATAA
- a CDS encoding S9 family peptidase produces the protein MTEHTLRPIAAEDFKKLDIYSDPQIAPDGSGYVFVSTKVKDDDSYESQLFFQNLSETNPQQWTFHKSKQSHPRFSPDGKSIVFQSDRSGVPQLWLLPVEGGEARQLTTFKNGAVNPEWSKDGKFIIFTAMLEADDDVERQKELSKEERQKEAQEKKKQPIVIDQLKHKSDASGFRDAKRSQIVLYDIDNESFTQLTSADADHGFLDISPDGQTILFAANLNEQADRELINDIYKLDTASKQIEKLTNGKGSYGGGVFSPCGTKVAVVGHEQQYAGATLNDLYVYDLKTNERTCLSSDWDFPVGDLMIGDTRLGASEAGPVWSEDGETLYFIGTDRGATGLHSVTLNGELSTLYNRDNHVFGFSYHKSSHTFIIGVSTPVDPGNFYKLGTDGMFEQITMANAGFLADVHLAVPEELTVTAEDGWEIQGWLLKPYGFEEGKKYPFVLEIHGGPHMMYGQSFFHEMQLLAAKGYVVLYTNPRGSHGYGQHFVDACREDYGGKDYTDLMSAVDYALENYSFIDEERLGVTGGSYGGFMTNWIVGHTNRFKAAVTQRSISNWLSFYGVSDIGFFFTKWEHGLNLLDDPEKLWDFSPLKYAANVETPLLIVHGEQDLRCPIEQGEQLFITLKHLEKEVEFVRFPGANHELSRSGAPYMRIERLNHILRWFETYL, from the coding sequence ATGACAGAACACACACTGCGCCCAATTGCGGCAGAAGATTTCAAAAAACTCGATATATACAGTGATCCGCAAATTGCCCCTGATGGCAGCGGATATGTCTTTGTATCAACAAAAGTGAAAGATGATGACTCGTATGAATCACAACTCTTTTTTCAAAATCTATCAGAAACCAATCCACAACAGTGGACATTCCACAAAAGCAAACAAAGTCACCCGCGCTTTTCTCCGGATGGCAAGTCCATCGTATTTCAGTCTGACCGGAGCGGTGTGCCACAGTTATGGCTTCTCCCGGTTGAGGGCGGTGAAGCGAGGCAATTAACCACCTTTAAAAATGGTGCTGTTAATCCTGAATGGTCAAAAGATGGAAAGTTTATTATTTTTACAGCCATGCTTGAAGCTGATGACGATGTTGAGCGTCAAAAGGAATTATCAAAAGAAGAGCGTCAGAAAGAAGCCCAAGAGAAAAAGAAACAGCCAATTGTCATCGATCAGCTGAAACATAAATCTGATGCCAGCGGTTTTCGGGATGCAAAACGCAGCCAGATCGTATTGTATGACATTGACAATGAGTCTTTTACGCAACTGACTTCAGCTGATGCAGATCACGGATTTCTTGATATTTCACCAGACGGGCAGACCATCCTGTTTGCTGCTAACTTAAATGAACAAGCTGATCGTGAACTCATTAACGATATATATAAATTGGATACAGCCTCCAAGCAAATTGAAAAATTAACCAATGGCAAAGGCAGCTATGGCGGAGGAGTATTCTCGCCTTGCGGAACGAAGGTTGCTGTTGTCGGCCATGAACAGCAATACGCCGGAGCGACATTAAATGATCTGTATGTATACGATTTGAAAACAAATGAACGGACATGTCTCAGTTCCGATTGGGATTTTCCTGTAGGCGATTTAATGATCGGGGACACCAGACTGGGGGCCTCTGAAGCTGGGCCAGTTTGGAGTGAAGATGGAGAAACCTTGTATTTCATTGGCACAGACAGAGGCGCAACCGGCTTACACTCTGTTACATTAAATGGTGAACTGTCTACACTTTATAACCGCGACAATCATGTATTTGGGTTCAGTTACCATAAATCATCACATACGTTTATTATAGGCGTCAGCACGCCTGTAGACCCGGGTAATTTTTACAAGCTCGGCACTGATGGGATGTTTGAGCAAATCACGATGGCGAACGCCGGATTTTTGGCTGATGTACATCTTGCTGTACCTGAAGAACTGACGGTAACCGCTGAAGATGGATGGGAAATCCAAGGTTGGCTGCTGAAACCATACGGATTTGAAGAAGGCAAAAAATATCCATTCGTTCTTGAAATTCATGGCGGTCCGCATATGATGTATGGACAGTCATTCTTCCATGAAATGCAACTTCTCGCGGCAAAAGGATATGTCGTTCTTTATACGAATCCGCGCGGCAGCCATGGTTATGGTCAGCACTTTGTAGATGCTTGCCGTGAGGACTATGGTGGCAAAGATTACACAGACCTGATGAGCGCTGTTGATTATGCATTAGAGAATTACAGTTTTATCGATGAAGAACGGCTTGGCGTTACAGGTGGAAGCTACGGCGGCTTCATGACCAACTGGATTGTCGGCCACACGAACCGCTTTAAAGCAGCCGTCACTCAGCGCTCCATCAGCAATTGGCTCAGTTTCTATGGTGTAAGTGACATTGGGTTCTTCTTCACCAAATGGGAGCACGGCCTGAACCTGTTGGACGATCCTGAAAAACTATGGGATTTCTCACCCTTGAAATATGCAGCTAACGTTGAAACACCGCTTTTAATTGTCCATGGTGAGCAGGATCTTCGCTGCCCAATCGAACAAGGCGAGCAGTTGTTTATCACACTGAAGCATCTTGAAAAAGAAGTGGAATTCGTCCGTTTTCCAGGTGCAAATCACGAACTGAGCCGCAGCGGTGCGCCATATATGCGAATCGAACGTCTGAATCATATCTTAAGATGGTTTGAGACATATTTGTAA
- a CDS encoding ABC transporter ATP-binding protein, translating to MLELIEVSKRFKKNQAVKNVSMFIERGEIIGLLGPNGAGKSTTISILSSLIEPTNGDVRLFNNSILKSPGPIRKVLGIVPQEIALYTDLTASENLKFFGKLYKLSGQVLKERVTEVLNIVGLTDKQNEVVKTFSGGMKRRLNIGVGLMNDPELLVMDEPTVGIDPQSRKYILETVKRLNKEKGVTILYTSHYMEEVEFLCDRIYIMDQGNLIASGTTEEIKHIMSAEKTVLIRTSEINDAFLERLNEDPTIQHVTVEEEMITALVPRELNLFPVISHAAEETQTELMAVTIQSPTLEDVFLHLTGRALRD from the coding sequence ATGCTTGAATTAATCGAGGTATCAAAGCGATTTAAGAAGAATCAAGCTGTGAAAAATGTAAGTATGTTTATTGAAAGAGGAGAGATTATCGGTCTGCTTGGTCCAAATGGAGCAGGGAAATCCACTACTATATCCATTTTGTCATCACTCATTGAACCAACAAACGGAGATGTGCGCTTGTTTAATAATAGCATCCTTAAATCACCGGGCCCCATTCGAAAAGTTCTTGGGATTGTCCCCCAGGAAATTGCCTTGTACACGGATTTGACGGCGTCTGAAAACCTGAAGTTTTTTGGGAAACTTTATAAACTGTCTGGGCAAGTGCTGAAAGAACGTGTTACTGAAGTGCTCAACATCGTCGGATTAACAGATAAACAAAATGAAGTGGTGAAGACTTTTTCAGGGGGGATGAAACGGCGGCTCAATATCGGTGTTGGCCTTATGAATGATCCGGAATTGCTTGTGATGGATGAACCGACAGTAGGGATTGATCCGCAATCACGTAAATATATACTAGAAACCGTCAAGCGTCTGAACAAGGAGAAAGGCGTAACCATTTTATACACAAGTCACTATATGGAAGAAGTTGAATTTCTTTGTGACCGGATTTACATCATGGACCAGGGAAATCTGATCGCATCCGGCACAACAGAGGAAATCAAACACATTATGTCAGCTGAAAAAACAGTTTTGATACGGACTTCTGAGATCAATGATGCCTTTTTGGAAAGGCTTAATGAAGATCCAACCATTCAGCATGTGACGGTGGAAGAAGAAATGATCACAGCTCTTGTACCACGTGAACTTAATTTATTCCCAGTCATATCACATGCAGCGGAAGAAACTCAAACAGAACTGATGGCTGTAACGATCCAATCACCGACACTTGAAGATGTCTTTCTGCATTTAACAGGCCGGGCATTAAGGGATTAG
- a CDS encoding ABC transporter permease: MIGILSAKFKLIYRKPGMLLSMTIMTFIFAFVVGMGDKGSVQVPAYEADEGVRDSFGQQLSELNGYSFTWMDKENLIKQIESGKAEMGVILHDEEFEVLVGVQSGFVNLVQQNIEQVYRTTMQDKNIVEAAASSGKTVQLDDLHQAVSAGPFQLEVENAGKEEGASYNQAYHALFGFTLFFVIYTIGNSVFQILAEKEMGVWDRLILSPVKKWQVYTGNFLYSFLIGYIQVAIVFIVFNYVIGVDFKGQFTEMLLAISAYVFAIVALCILLTGIVKTGQQFNAVISIVALAIAMIGGLFWPLEIVESDIMLMLSKGVPTSYGLSLIKDIVVYGHSFSEALFPMAMLVFMGVLMAGVGIHLMEKRHI, from the coding sequence ATGATTGGCATACTGTCAGCAAAGTTTAAATTAATTTATCGTAAACCAGGGATGCTTCTGAGCATGACCATTATGACATTTATCTTTGCTTTTGTTGTTGGTATGGGGGACAAAGGCAGTGTGCAGGTTCCCGCATACGAAGCGGATGAGGGTGTTCGGGACTCCTTTGGGCAACAGCTTTCTGAGCTAAATGGATATTCTTTTACGTGGATGGACAAGGAAAATCTTATTAAGCAAATTGAAAGCGGCAAGGCGGAAATGGGTGTTATTCTTCATGATGAGGAATTTGAGGTGCTTGTCGGCGTTCAATCCGGTTTTGTGAATCTGGTGCAACAGAATATTGAACAGGTGTACAGAACCACCATGCAGGACAAAAATATTGTGGAAGCAGCGGCATCAAGTGGGAAAACTGTTCAGCTGGATGACCTACATCAAGCTGTTTCGGCAGGGCCTTTTCAATTGGAAGTTGAGAACGCTGGAAAGGAAGAAGGCGCTTCTTATAATCAGGCTTATCATGCATTGTTCGGTTTCACGTTGTTTTTTGTCATTTATACAATTGGCAACAGTGTGTTTCAAATATTAGCTGAAAAAGAGATGGGCGTTTGGGATCGATTAATTCTTTCACCTGTAAAAAAGTGGCAGGTCTACACAGGCAACTTCCTCTACAGTTTTTTAATCGGATACATCCAGGTTGCAATTGTGTTCATTGTATTTAACTATGTGATTGGTGTTGATTTCAAAGGGCAATTTACAGAGATGTTGCTGGCGATATCAGCTTACGTGTTTGCGATTGTTGCATTATGTATATTGCTAACCGGTATTGTTAAAACAGGACAACAGTTTAATGCGGTGATCAGCATCGTCGCACTTGCGATAGCAATGATCGGAGGATTATTCTGGCCGCTTGAAATTGTAGAATCGGATATTATGCTCATGCTGTCTAAGGGGGTGCCAACATCTTATGGGTTAAGTTTGATTAAAGATATTGTCGTTTACGGGCACTCATTTTCGGAAGCTCTTTTCCCAATGGCCATGCTTGTTTTTATGGGGGTCTTGATGGCAGGTGTTGGCATTCATTTAATGGAAAAAAGACATATATAA
- a CDS encoding IS3 family transposase, whose amino-acid sequence MLSLTLFYRKGLPFLNEDRLIVISIYTNYFTLSYIYYYNHLRIKSRLNRKTPVAYRKLFELNA is encoded by the coding sequence ATGTTGTCGCTAACTCTATTCTACAGAAAGGGGCTTCCTTTTTTAAATGAAGATCGTTTAATCGTCATTTCTATTTACACAAACTATTTTACACTCTCCTATATTTATTACTACAATCATTTAAGAATCAAATCAAGATTAAATCGAAAAACCCCAGTAGCTTATCGTAAGCTCTTTGAGTTAAATGCATAA
- the dat gene encoding D-amino-acid transaminase translates to MTQYPIIMSQTGFTHKDNLTYPFEERGLQFGDGVYEVIRIYNGQYDLFDEHVNRLFQSAEAIKLELPFTNEELKTLLIELLEKNDMRADGTVYLQATRGSAPRNHLFPADAKTNVYAYINDLPRNEEHLEHGVSTITKPDVRWSYCYIKSLNLLPNVLAKQEARQQGCYEAIFHIDGEVTECTSSNVYLVHAGKIYTFPATKRILHGCVRRRVENYADELGIPFVEDGFTVEEITTADEMFLTSTTSEIIPITKVDQTIVADGKPGPITRKLQERFSAQIQTYRKKDPQFIQS, encoded by the coding sequence ATGACCCAATATCCAATCATCATGTCCCAAACAGGTTTTACCCATAAGGATAATCTAACGTATCCCTTTGAAGAACGCGGCCTGCAATTTGGTGATGGTGTTTATGAAGTAATCCGCATCTATAATGGCCAGTATGATTTATTTGACGAGCATGTCAACAGACTATTTCAATCGGCAGAAGCTATTAAACTTGAACTGCCGTTTACGAACGAAGAGCTTAAGACATTGCTTATTGAACTTCTGGAGAAGAATGATATGAGAGCAGACGGCACGGTTTACTTACAAGCAACACGCGGCTCTGCTCCAAGAAATCATCTATTCCCGGCAGATGCGAAAACAAATGTGTATGCTTATATCAATGACTTGCCGCGCAACGAAGAGCACCTGGAGCATGGTGTCTCCACTATAACCAAACCCGACGTGCGTTGGAGCTATTGCTACATTAAAAGCTTGAACTTATTGCCAAATGTGCTTGCCAAACAGGAAGCTCGCCAACAAGGTTGCTATGAAGCCATCTTTCACATTGATGGTGAAGTCACAGAGTGCACCTCGTCAAATGTCTATTTGGTACACGCTGGAAAGATTTATACGTTCCCTGCGACTAAACGCATTTTGCACGGTTGTGTACGCAGGCGTGTTGAAAACTACGCAGATGAGTTAGGCATCCCTTTCGTTGAAGACGGTTTCACAGTTGAAGAGATTACCACAGCTGACGAAATGTTTTTGACGAGTACAACATCAGAGATCATTCCAATTACAAAAGTTGATCAGACAATCGTTGCTGACGGTAAGCCTGGCCCTATTACACGAAAACTTCAAGAACGTTTCAGTGCACAAATACAAACATACAGAAAAAAGGATCCTCAGTTTATTCAATCATAG
- a CDS encoding IS256 family transposase translates to MNHLTTDLIEALAQKQDIEEVFRRHLETAVNQLLKHELTAFLDYEPYAREGFHSGNSRNGFYDRTFKTEYGELQLAIPRDRNGEFQPETLAPYQRSNDTLEQFVIHLYEKGITTDEIADLMERMYGHHYSRQTVSNFTQLVAEDVQAFHERKLEKRYVCIYLDATHIPIRRQTVEKEAVYIAIGITEEGTKEVLDFTIAPTESTHVWEEMIQHLQARGLEQVLLFISDGLPGMTDAIHRVYPKAKHQVCCVHVARNIASKVRVKDRPAILDDFKNVYQAKDRDEAVDALNAFQDKWKKIYPRVIDAVVGNEQLLTFYDFPASIRRSIYSTNLIEAFNKEIKRYVKRKEQFPNEDALERFLVTQFLDYNQKFGIRCHRGFDQAKPELLHMFEDQQVQA, encoded by the coding sequence ATGAACCATCTTACTACAGATTTAATCGAAGCACTAGCCCAAAAACAAGACATTGAAGAGGTTTTTCGTCGCCATCTTGAGACAGCTGTTAATCAGTTGTTAAAACATGAACTAACTGCTTTTCTGGATTATGAACCCTATGCCCGCGAAGGATTCCATTCTGGTAACTCACGGAACGGATTCTACGATCGCACCTTTAAAACAGAATATGGTGAACTTCAGCTTGCGATCCCCAGAGATCGAAATGGTGAATTCCAACCGGAAACTCTCGCTCCGTATCAGCGTTCCAATGACACGTTGGAACAGTTTGTCATTCATCTTTATGAAAAAGGCATCACAACCGATGAAATTGCAGATTTGATGGAGCGAATGTATGGACATCATTATTCCAGACAAACCGTATCCAACTTCACGCAGCTGGTTGCGGAAGATGTACAGGCTTTTCATGAACGGAAACTGGAGAAACGATATGTCTGCATCTATCTGGATGCAACGCACATTCCCATTCGTCGTCAAACGGTTGAAAAGGAAGCCGTTTATATTGCCATCGGCATTACCGAGGAAGGAACGAAAGAAGTCCTAGACTTCACCATCGCACCAACAGAATCGACGCATGTTTGGGAAGAAATGATCCAACACCTACAAGCGAGAGGATTGGAACAAGTCCTTCTATTCATTTCGGACGGTTTACCCGGCATGACGGACGCCATTCACCGTGTTTATCCAAAAGCCAAGCATCAGGTCTGCTGTGTTCATGTTGCCCGCAACATTGCCAGTAAAGTGCGGGTGAAAGACCGCCCAGCCATTCTGGATGATTTTAAAAACGTCTACCAAGCCAAGGATCGGGACGAAGCCGTGGATGCCTTGAATGCATTCCAGGACAAATGGAAAAAGATTTATCCACGTGTGATTGACGCGGTGGTTGGGAACGAACAGCTATTAACGTTTTATGATTTCCCTGCTTCCATTCGCCGTAGTATTTACTCAACCAATCTCATCGAAGCATTTAATAAGGAAATTAAGCGATACGTGAAACGCAAAGAACAATTTCCCAACGAAGATGCCTTGGAGCGATTCCTGGTTACTCAATTCTTAGATTATAATCAAAAATTCGGTATCCGTTGCCACAGGGGATTTGATCAAGCTAAGCCAGAATTACTGCATATGTTTGAAGATCAACAGGTGCAGGCTTAA
- a CDS encoding ABC-ATPase domain-containing protein translates to MNKLLQTLKRIDGNSYKAYKDIRGTYEFNNFTLYIDHVQGDPFAAPSKIRLVIPTDKRALKDNWFQERYRQTAAEDTLARSVSKAIRHNRTTVKGSGKSGRIQFDAPHQEVLERSAVQITPEKITVCLSVGLPANGRRINGGEAIKLLTDAMIDIMKHSILTVKDETIESAVQLADQQQAIRKEMSDKGWIAFIANGSILPRESGISDRPMNNAVPFQSPPELETEISVPHQASPVKGMAVGKGITLIVGGGYHGKSTLLQAIERGIYHHIAEDGREYVLTDPDAVKIRAEDGRNITGVNISPFINNLPHGQDTHNFSTENASGSTSQAANVMEALETGASILLVDEDTSATNFMIRDHRMQELVHKDKEPITPFIQKIKQLSDDLDVSTMLVMGGSGDYFSVADTVIMMDEYLPYDVTQQAKKIMEADPLKQNINTDSTFGPITHRSFDPKTLQTQKGKRSKTQAKGQTHILMGRTDISFNETEQLVDASQTRMIAEIIQHLEQRGSLKGQTLNDMLDEIESQIDQKGLASFTPFPKQHPGDLARPRRHEIAAVFNRMRTALVIQA, encoded by the coding sequence ATGAATAAACTTTTGCAAACGTTGAAGCGAATCGATGGGAACAGTTATAAAGCATATAAAGACATTAGGGGAACTTATGAATTCAACAATTTCACATTGTATATAGATCACGTTCAAGGAGACCCCTTTGCAGCTCCCTCAAAAATCAGACTTGTGATCCCGACAGACAAGCGAGCGCTGAAAGACAATTGGTTTCAAGAGCGTTACCGTCAAACAGCTGCAGAAGACACACTGGCCCGATCCGTAAGCAAAGCCATTCGCCATAACCGAACAACGGTAAAAGGTTCAGGTAAAAGCGGACGTATTCAATTTGACGCCCCTCACCAGGAAGTGCTGGAAAGAAGTGCAGTGCAGATTACTCCTGAAAAAATTACCGTATGTCTGTCAGTAGGGCTGCCTGCTAACGGACGCCGTATCAACGGCGGAGAAGCGATCAAACTGTTAACGGATGCGATGATCGATATTATGAAGCATTCCATTTTAACAGTAAAAGATGAAACGATTGAATCGGCTGTACAGCTTGCTGATCAGCAACAGGCGATTCGAAAAGAAATGTCAGATAAAGGCTGGATTGCTTTTATTGCTAATGGATCGATTCTCCCTAGGGAAAGCGGTATTAGTGACAGACCAATGAACAATGCAGTCCCCTTTCAAAGTCCGCCTGAACTGGAAACGGAGATTTCTGTGCCTCATCAAGCGTCCCCTGTAAAAGGGATGGCTGTCGGAAAAGGGATCACATTAATCGTGGGAGGCGGCTACCACGGAAAAAGCACCCTTCTGCAAGCGATTGAGCGTGGTATTTACCATCATATAGCTGAAGATGGTAGGGAATATGTTCTGACGGACCCTGATGCAGTTAAAATCCGGGCAGAAGATGGACGAAATATAACGGGGGTTAACATTTCACCTTTCATTAATAATTTGCCTCATGGACAGGACACGCATAACTTTTCGACTGAGAATGCAAGCGGGAGCACATCACAAGCTGCGAACGTCATGGAGGCGCTTGAAACAGGTGCATCAATCCTTCTTGTCGATGAAGATACAAGTGCGACGAACTTTATGATCAGAGACCACCGTATGCAGGAGTTGGTTCATAAAGATAAAGAACCGATCACCCCGTTCATTCAGAAAATCAAACAACTATCTGATGACCTTGACGTGTCCACCATGCTCGTCATGGGTGGTTCGGGTGATTATTTCTCTGTTGCAGATACTGTTATTATGATGGATGAATATTTGCCTTATGATGTCACCCAGCAAGCTAAGAAGATTATGGAGGCAGATCCATTAAAACAGAACATCAATACTGACTCAACATTCGGTCCAATCACGCACCGGTCATTTGACCCGAAAACACTGCAAACTCAAAAAGGCAAACGTTCTAAGACACAAGCTAAGGGACAGACCCATATTTTAATGGGGCGCACGGATATTTCTTTCAATGAAACGGAACAACTTGTGGATGCATCCCAGACACGCATGATTGCTGAAATCATCCAGCATTTGGAACAACGAGGTAGCTTGAAAGGACAAACGCTAAATGACATGCTTGACGAGATTGAAAGCCAGATCGATCAAAAAGGCCTGGCATCATTTACACCTTTTCCAAAGCAGCACCCAGGTGACTTGGCACGTCCTCGCCGGCATGAAATCGCAGCAGTGTTTAACCGGATGCGCACAGCCCTGGTGATACAAGCCTAA